The DNA region GATCCACAATGGATTAAAAAGTATTCAGTTCATGGTTAAGATTTAAGAAATCCTAgggccacaaataggacacgtGTCCtactaataaaaacaatatatatattatttaaaattttaaaaataaataaataacaaattaataagaaaaaaggggtggctgaccaccccatcttagccatagggggtggccagccacccccattttagcTAGGGGTGGCTCGATGGCCACCCCCAACATGCAAAaggggggtggctgaaccatcCCCAAGGGCAATGGGGtgggtttggccaccccttgggccaaaatgggggtggtcggccacccactaTGGCCAAGACcccattatttattattgttgttattattattattttttttttattagtaagaCACGTGTTACATTTGTGGAACTAGGATAACCTAGATACTCTCTAGTCCATTAATGTAGATGCAAATAATAACAATATCTACATCCGCAAAATGCGGATAATGATTTTTTGTATTTGCATCCGCATatttttatggacaaaaaatCATTATCCGCATTTTGCGAATGCAGATCCAGATATTGCTATTATTTGCATTCGCATCCGCATCTGAATTTGCACCCctactcaaaactatttttatacttatataataaaagataaaaaaaaaaataccatccGAAAAGATCACACACATTCATTGTAAACATGACTGTGGTATTGGTAATTCTATGAACAAGAGAGAGAATCTGCCACCagtctcaaaaataaaaaagcattttgTAAGGAATGGCGTCGCCCGGGTTCGAACCGGAGACCTTCAGTGTGTTAGACTGACGTGATAACCAACTACACCACGACACCATGCTACTGGTAGTAGGCTTCACACTTTTAattatataacattaaaacaaGACCTAATAATAGTACGACCATACCGCGTGAAGGCACTGTGCCTTCTGACTGCGACTCTTCTCTCCTCGTCAATcttctaagttctaacccttttctttcgctctctctctctctctctcatttccaagatctctctctctctgtagcTCCTAgggttttttctctctctctctagaaacaTGTCGACCGCTTTAGACATGGCCCTGGACGATATTATCAAGAGCAACAAGCAGTCCGGATCCGGCGCTAGAGGCCGTAGCCGGGCGTCCGCTCCTGGTCCGGGACCAGCTCGCCGCATCCCCAACCGCGCCGCCAACCGTACGGGGCCTTACGCCACAGCCAAGGTGACCTAGGGTTCCGATTGTTCACATAGATTTAGCGTTTCgttaaattaaatggtttgTTATGTTCTTCGCTACGATTTATTCTctgatttgtttgattttatgtcAAATTAGGCGCCAGAGTCGACGTGGCAGCACGATATGTTCATGGATGAGAATTTGGGTCGAGCCTCTGCCATAGAGACCGGGACCAAGCTCTACATATCCAATCTCGATTACGGTGTTTCCAACGAGGACATTAAGGTACTTTTCAATATTTCTTCTCTGGTGGTCAAAATTTGCTCCTTCAGTTTTGGATCGTTCATAGCTTTGCCTGCTATATTAGTTCAATAGGAGAAGAAAAgggtaaaaagtactttttttttttttgtcaccaGATTCGAAAGGACCGTATAAGTAAAACCGTACGAGATCGGATCTATTAGCGTCTGTTAAATTATGACTTTGAATATAACTCTGCAACCAACGATTATAAATAATCAGGAGGGTGAGGTTCCattgttttactttttcaaatcatGTAATGGTAAATCGTCACTTTTTCTCTAAGTAGCAAGTATGTGGCCTGCACGTGGTAGATTTTGTTATGTTGGAAAGATAGGGATATGGGTATAAGATGGGTTTTGATTAAACCTCGTTGTTTGCAATATACTTCTTAGAGAAGGTTATTTTGTTTGAGACCATGTCTTTAAATTGATCGTGTTTGCAAGGATATGGACTGGATACCATGGTTCTATGATGTCctcaaaatttcctttttttcctgCGTACTTGGGCCACTCCTTGGTAGTTATttaaattgtttcttttttgggttcatGTTTCCTGCATTCAGTACACTTCTTAGAGGGTTTTTGTTGGCAATGTTTAATGGGCCAATACACTTTACATGAGGTAGATCTCTTAGGCTTTTTACCCATGGAGAGACTTCCTTGTTCTTCCATCCATGAAATTCATTTGCTCTCATTTGAATTCTAATTCCTTGTGGCATTTGTATGCCCTTTTTCGGCATGTTAATTGAATTGAGATCTGTCTGCTTATGATTCTGTTTATAAGCTTATGACTCTGGTGTTGTCCATGTGCATGAACTCATATTGTAGCTGCTATGATTTcattcccttttctttctttacttgAGGTGATgggaattggatttttttatttaaaaaacttttgttggTTGAGAGGCATCTTTACATTATTTGTTTTCTAATCTTACTTTAAACATGTGCAGGAACTGTTTGCTGAAGTTGGTGACCTCAAGCGTTATTCAATCCATTATGACAGGAGCGGGAGATCGAAGGTATCTTGTCAAGTTTGGCATAAGTAGGTCCTTCTGATGAATTCTTTCTGTCCTGCTGTGGTTTagaaaaaaactctttttcctAGGGAACGGCCGAAGTAGTATTCTCCAGACGAGCAGATGGTGTGGCAGCTGTTAAGAGATACAACAACGTTCAGCTTGACGGGAAACCAATGAAGATAGAGATTGTGGGAACAAACATTGCAACACCTGCTGTGCCTCCAGCAGCTAATGGCACTTTTGGAAATTCAAACGGGATTCCCCGAGGGTATGCACTCTCTGAAAAAAAATCACTTCCATTGTTCTTGTGAATTTAGGTTATAATGGTGTTAAGTTTCTGTGTCTTGTTTGCTATGCTTGGGATGGCCTATTTGGCATCAAGTTTTGTGTCTTGTTTATTATGCTTGGGGCCTTTCCACTTATTTACAATATTAGTAGTTATCATATTCAGAGGGCATGCTTGCTGTGCATTATTGTTGATATCCCAATAATGGTTTGTCTTTGCTAAATGTTCTTTTGGAATAAAGTGTGTGCTGTGCCATGGTTTTGTATATTGAATATAGGAATATTTGGCTGTCAAATTGGTTGAAGAAAGTTTTGACAGTTCAGCTTATTCAGTGTATTGTcatttatgttttaaatatcCATGATATAGATGTGTAGTAGGGGGCATGCATTTTGCTTGTACCAACTTGCTGGGAAATGCATGAAATTTAGAGAGAATTATTTCAAAGCTCTGTTTATTAGCTGttaagcaattaaaaaaaaaggttgttggCATGCAcgaattttggttttttgttgcTAAAGGTCAGTCTACACTAggaatattattaatatttgcAGTTTTTACTGCCAGTATATATGTGTATTTGTAACACTCCTGCCCCATATTGGGAGGGTttaaggggggagggggagtttgtaatacTTCATTCTCATATTGGGAAGgtggatggtttataaagatattaataggtgctaagtcccacattacttaccaggtgaaattgggctttataagtgattctaggaaagctctaaattgactagttttttttttttaggtgataGAGTAGATGCGGCGGACGCATTTCCTTGAGTCATTATAGTATTGTGGTgacagttttttgtttttgtttttctattggGTTGAATGAAAGAACTGATGGATTCAAAAGAATAAATAGAGTATTATTAATATCTAAAATGCATTTAACGCGTAAGTAgaactttttaatattttagtttgAGAAAAATGAATGATTCTCTGTGAAAATTACCAGTTGCCTATACTGGAAATGTGTCTTTGAGCTAGTAtctttggagttttttttttttttgggaatttggaACTAATCAGCTATGGTATGATCCATTTGTGATTTTAATCTACTCGCAGAATCTGGTTTACATTTATTTGGCCTTGTTGGATGTGCCACaccattttttgtttaattcaatgttaCTATTTGTTTTTGTGGGTTAATAATTTGTTGTTAGTACCTTTTTCTAGTATATGCTTTCTCATGTGCTGCTGATGTAAAATGATATGGCAGTTCTGATTAATGTGTTTGACATGGTTAATGAACAGTGGACAAGGTAGGGGTGGTGCTCCAGGACGGCCACGTGGTAGCAGTGGTAGCAGTGGTGGCCGAGGCATTGGAAGGGGTCGTGGACGTGGACGGGGAAGAGGCCGTGGTGAAAAGTTATCTCAGGAAGATCTTGATGCCGACCTGGAAAAGTATCATGAGGAAGCAAAGCAGAAAGATTAAAGGCATTATCATGTTTTATTGTTTGGCTATTACAATCTCCCGTGGCCTTCTGCTGTGTGGTGATGCAACAATCTCATATATTTTGTGTATCTCTACCAAAATCCTACTTaagagaaaagaggaaaaaactACCCGTAGAGTGAACTGTTAGAATCTTTGTTATAAGGCGTTTGGCCTGTTAATGTCGATTGTTCCTTTGACTTGGTATACGTTATGTGGGTTGATGGACAGCTGTCACTATGTAATCTGAACCCGTGCTTTTGGCTTTTTAGCTTCCTAAGTTCTTTTTGTTACATTCAACAAGTCGGAGTTTGGAAGCGAGGACTTATTTTCTCTCTGGTTACTTCATATGCAAAGAAAACTCTGGCTGCAAATGTGGGAGAATTGAGCCTTGCTGAAATCACCCACAGCTGCAACATCTTTTGGTTATGAATGCATCGTAAAACTGGGAGACTTCGATTGAGGTAGATGatctctttatgtttttttttttttttttatttgtctgtGCACTCATAAATTTTATACTGTGTTCATATAATGCAGTTGATTTAGTTGGTTGGTCGAATTACATCTGTTGTATGTTTTGGCCAGGGAAATGTTAGTTCCCCTGTTTATTATTATGGATCTCTAATGTATTCATAGTAGATCATGTGGAACCGCGCTGCTTCAGTTCAACTTGAGGCCGTGTTGGTGGCAGACATGGTGTCAACACCTTAGCAAGGTTGACATATGTAGGGATCAAACCTGGAACCTGGGTCAACTAGTAAGGATTACATTGATGCTCAGAATCGTGCACTACCTTAAAGGCTTCTGTCTCTGGAAGGACTTTTGTGTATGCCTTTGTGGTTGAAGGTAATGATGCCTGAATATTTGTGAACGTAAATACCTAGAAGTATTAAGCTCCCTTCATCCTGACATTTGTGGTCACACACAGTCTCTCTCCCGCTTTGTACTTTATCTGGAAAAGAGTCCATAATTTGCTGCTTGATAGTGAAACTGAGGGAGTCGACTCGGATCAGTTGGTGGATCTCGTCTTCTTTCTGTGGCCAATTGATGGCATGTTCCATGAGAGCAAGAGCCTGCTTAGTTGCTTTTCTGCTGCTGCCTGATTCGGGTGTTACCCAACTTCATTTCCTTTCCAGTTGATGCAGAATTTTGTTTAATACGCTGCACCATGAAATTTTAGACGATTGGTGCTGTATTTTCATTAGGATGTCAGTTTTTGTGCCAAATTTGACCATTCTGCTCTTGTTCTCTCTCTCGCACCGCCTGCTTGTGATGATCTGGATTTTCAGTTTTAACACGTTCAATCTCATACGCTTGAAAGCTCAAGAgtcattctttttattttttactttcttggGAGTTAGTAATCAAAGACTTCAATTCCCCATTTACGTATGTATTTTGGGCTGTCTTCCTTTGCTACATAAATCTGTAAGGTTCTCTGTtactcaacacaaaatatgttttgaatGTGGCTTGCGTCAGTCTGTTTTCTTTGCTGAGTTCTGTCACGTGGAAATAGATGGGCAAGGCCAAATCTTTCTGAAACGTCTGTATGATTTATCTATTTCCCTTGTTTAATCAAAGAAAGCTGTATGTATACTAAGAAATTATATATGATCTGAGCATTGATAATGAGATATTATATTTGGCAAGACATGGTTAGAAAacatctaaaataggaaaagaaaattgaataaatgAGCAACCATATGTGAGCAATACTAGACAACAAATTCTCATTAAAAtatctcttcaaaaaaaaaaaaaaaaaattctcattaaaatatcaaatgtgTTGGGTACAAAGTACCCCATGTTCTAAAGAAACATTGGTACGATTGACCACCCCTCGACAATAAAATAAGAGAGGCTAATGGGAAAACAAAAGATAGACATACACTACACAATTTTAAATCTTTCAAGAGATTTTCAGTTTTGACTCTACATGAAATTCTATGGCCTTTTCAGCTTCTCCCAACTGGAAAATACCAACCTTAACAGAGAGTATAGCACGGCCTTTATGCAAGAGATTATGAAGTTCCAACATGAGGAGGGCCAATACCATGGATATAGCAATCGGAAAAAGAGGCTTATAAGATGCCGAGGGTATCTCCCAATCTGTACcacagcaattaatcttatgTCAGAAAAATCCTCTgacaaattaaaaagatatgAAAGGGGAAACTCTGTGAATTGTTATGACTTGACCTTGTCAAGCATGGGACTAAATTATCACCAAACAACTTGGTCTCAATCATCTTCCTAAATCGTACTCTTACTAATTGAATGGATTCCACTTATATAAATTAGTTCTGCTAATTCGTCTAATCAAGATGACTCTTACCAAACAATTTGGGGTGCGTATACCTATTGCAGCATACACTAGAAGCATAAATGAACAAGATAGTTGAtctatattaaataaaaatgcataATGTGGGTctaagtgatatatatatatatatatatatatatatatcctaagCATGTGGGCCTAAGTGATAAGCAGTGCATGAGTAGTTGCCACATTCATTGGCAGATTCTAGGGCACCTTGAAAGCGAGTCTTGCTATGCGGCTAACAAGCGtcggacatatattaaaaaataataataaaaaaaattttgctattatttttttgttagttaagtttctatgagttaatatttagtttttaatgcctcaaaacttgtttttggattcaaaactaaaacatagGGGTAGAAGGTTAATTCTTTAGGGATGATATCACCAAAAAAGGATTCGattatcctaaatttggtgctaatacctcaaatttgaattcccTTTTAAtatctcttcttcaatttaaaaagaaaaaaaaaaaaaacaaaacaaaatgtctGACGCTTGACTGCCTCAATTTGGCAGCCAGAAATCTCTATTCCTTGAAAGCCTTTCTTTCTCTCGTGGGGTTGACACCAAGCATCTACACAGCTCTTTGAGTAAACCTAAAAGCCTTTTTGAGTATGATAAACACCCAACCAAAACCTTCTGCTCTATAATTAACTTGCATATTCTTCAAACAGTTATAATGGTCACATACGAATATTGATAATAATGAACTTGTTGTGAGCTTAATGCCAATACAAGTTCATTAATAACtagcaattttaaattttaggcCAACTAATTCAGAAAAATATAACTCACAGGAAAAAGCAAATCTAGTGCATCCCAGGCAGCATGACGAACGGCTCTTGTAGGATACATTGGACCACCAGGAGATGTGAAGCTATATAAACACGTCTTTAACCTTGTACTTGTGGTCATTCTTAGTTCCATGCCTGCAAAAATTAATAACCACATTGATCGGAAAAACAGCCATAAGATGTCAAATACAAAACATATTAGATCTCATAGATGGATGAATACCCTGGAGAACTGTAAGGTGTGAAAGGTAATGGAGCAGTACTGGTTCCACCTTTAACTTTAGAAGCTGAAGATAGAAGAATTTAACACAATATTAAAAGGGTTACACGTGTATGATCCAGTACACAActatttgggaaaaaaaaagttatatgcGGTGAAGATGGTCAATTGGATATACCTGATCAGCAAGTTCAATAACGAAGAAGTCTGCTGGACCACCAACCAAGAAAGCATTTGGAAAATCTGGAAAATGTTTTAAGAAACTTTCAAGCTTGTCACCTGCAAGAACGGCAACACGATGAAGAAATATGCACTATTTTGTTAAAGAGAGTATCAGCTGCACTGTAAAGCCTACCTGAATTGTAGAAAATTATGAACCTTGAGAGTAAAAGATACAGATCTCTCTGGGCCTGAGATTAGATAAATAATTGCCGACAGTTAAGGAAACACAAACTACAGATAATAATTGGATAATGGTTCCACAGTCGAGTTGTATTCATCTGATTATACATGAAAGCTCAACCACATAAAAGGAAAGTATCAGCATGTAAGATCTGAAAGGACAACAACAATGACTGACCTGCACAGGAATCTTGTTTAAGCGTGTGGGCTCCAGTGCAACTTCCTCAAGGAGATACTGAGTTCAGCAGAAAAAATTAaggttaaaataaagaaaatcatGACATTGTTCAGCCAATAGATGCTGGAATGTAAAATTTCATATGTGGAAGGGCTCTTACATGAAAGAGGGATTGAAAACGCCTAGAATTTGTTTGGCTGTCAATCCTGAAAATAACCATACAATGATTATTACAACAACGTATTAAAATCCTACTTATCATTAATCTAAACAGGGGATTGTAAAAGCACAAAAAAAGAATACTGTCAATTGATTACTCTAAAAGAAGAGGATGAGAACGATAATAATAgcaataaaaaacaacaacaacaataataaataaaa from Corylus avellana chromosome ca10, CavTom2PMs-1.0 includes:
- the LOC132163462 gene encoding uncharacterized protein LOC132163462; this encodes MIQAQASATLRSSAYLSALAQEIEKTLRRAQASPSQSPKLLRELFADIALEVDDRARDMILTREEGVICPAEDGTSGPLCFFDVLADYYVLVPESGKPILDLIVQLWSQSFASHIFTLLFHKWLFEVQLDNSEVLLRYSSALVQGASNVLWIDSQTNSRRFQSLFHYLLEEVALEPTRLNKIPVQAQRDLYLLLSRFIIFYNSGDKLESFLKHFPDFPNAFLVGGPADFFVIELADQLLKLKVEPVLLHYLSHLTVLQGMELRMTTSTRLKTCLYSFTSPGGPMYPTRAVRHAAWDALDLLFPIGRYPRHLISLFFRLLYPWYWPSSCWNFIISCIKAVLYSLLRLVFSSWEKLKRP
- the LOC132163463 gene encoding THO complex subunit 4A, giving the protein MSTALDMALDDIIKSNKQSGSGARGRSRASAPGPGPARRIPNRAANRTGPYATAKAPESTWQHDMFMDENLGRASAIETGTKLYISNLDYGVSNEDIKELFAEVGDLKRYSIHYDRSGRSKGTAEVVFSRRADGVAAVKRYNNVQLDGKPMKIEIVGTNIATPAVPPAANGTFGNSNGIPRGGQGRGGAPGRPRGSSGSSGGRGIGRGRGRGRGRGRGEKLSQEDLDADLEKYHEEAKQKD